In the genome of Methanococcoides burtonii DSM 6242, the window TCAAATTCAGGCCCACTTGTTTTTAACTCGACATCACCTTTGATCTGAAAAGAGCCATTTGTTTTGGGTCCCCAGATATAAATGGAAACCTTTGGATTCTCTATAATATTTAATAGTGTCTTTTGCATGAAATTATCTGCAATCCATATGGTACTGTCATCAATCAATGAGACGAATCCAATTGGAACTACGTTTGGAATCCCACCTTTAGAGGCAGTAGCAACAGGAAATACCTGTATTGTGTTGAATGCGGCTTTCATATCTTCTGTAAGTGTTACCATTTTGATCACCGCAGATACATAATACGTGCATGCAAATATAGTAAACTGTTATAAAAGTATACAAACATGAATTCAGATACACATTTATAACCAGAAAATAATCAAAACCCCAAGAGATCATGGTATTATGAGCAAACAAAAAGTGATATCAGAAGATATTTCCTTGTTGCGTGAGGAAATTACCGGTCTTCGTTCAGAACTTGATCGATTCAGGAACGAAGTTACCAGGAACCAGACCAATTCATTATTCAATGAATTCAGGAATCAGTTTGCTGTAGATTTTATTAATGGGTCTTTGGAGAACGCCTTTAGCCTCATTGGGAACGAAGCGAAGGAATGCCCCGGATGGGTGAAATGTGAACCGGTGTTCGTTAGCTTTTTTGAGCAATTAGTGAACTATGCCAGAAACGGTCAGGTCTCTGAAGAAAATATCTCAAAGATGCGCAGCAATTTTGATGAAATCAAGAAGCATGAAGGAACCGAGAACTGCTCCAACTGTTTGCAACAGGTTGAAGGATATTTCAATCAACAGGTAGGGCTGTTGCATACAATAGGTGTCTACCAGAGCGAAAGCGACACACGGTCACAGGTACAGAACCTTCATGTTGAGGATGTATCCAGCTTAATAGGGGATCCGTTAAGCAGCTCAGTGCGTGTCCAAATCTTAAAAGCATTGTACGAAGAAGGAAGATCGTTCACCGAACTTTCAAAACTTACAGAACTTCGAGGAGGAAATCTTCTTTTCCATCTGGAAAAACTGCAGAACAGAGGGATGATCAGGCAGCGTAGCGAACGGGGCGAATACCAGATAAGTGTACAGGGTTATGAAGCACTCAATTCAATAGCTGAACTTGTGGGAAAACTAGGGCTAAACTATAGCAAAATATGATACTTTGGCTATCTACCAGAAAGATGATCTGGAGTCAGGGCAGACATCACAAATAGAAAAGAAAGGAAGAAAATTTGATAATCATGCCCTATTTTCAACAGTTATCTATCACTGACCCGACAAATTTTCCCTTTTAAGTTACTTTTTTGAGATCAATCAAATGTTGTATCTTTTAAAAATCGAGTACATGAAGTACAATTAATATTATGAGCATACGCACCAAATCATTGATTAGATAATATATAAGTAGGAGAATGACTGATTGTTAATTAGGAAGGAAAAGAAAAGGTGGGATTTGTTAT includes:
- a CDS encoding pyridoxamine 5'-phosphate oxidase family protein; the encoded protein is MVTLTEDMKAAFNTIQVFPVATASKGGIPNVVPIGFVSLIDDSTIWIADNFMQKTLLNIIENPKVSIYIWGPKTNGSFQIKGDVELKTSGPEFEKMQEIVHSKMAQAPAKSLFIMKITDVYDCSPGPDAGNKLL
- a CDS encoding winged helix-turn-helix domain-containing protein, which translates into the protein MSKQKVISEDISLLREEITGLRSELDRFRNEVTRNQTNSLFNEFRNQFAVDFINGSLENAFSLIGNEAKECPGWVKCEPVFVSFFEQLVNYARNGQVSEENISKMRSNFDEIKKHEGTENCSNCLQQVEGYFNQQVGLLHTIGVYQSESDTRSQVQNLHVEDVSSLIGDPLSSSVRVQILKALYEEGRSFTELSKLTELRGGNLLFHLEKLQNRGMIRQRSERGEYQISVQGYEALNSIAELVGKLGLNYSKI